A stretch of Oryza brachyantha chromosome 4, ObraRS2, whole genome shotgun sequence DNA encodes these proteins:
- the LOC102721638 gene encoding tetraspanin-19 has product MAGRVVRSCVQTALKTVNSVLGLAGMAVILYALWMLRAWFREVAELHHHHPVPWFIYTFIGLGVFMCLLTCSGHIAAETANSHCLSCYMIFVFFIVILEGAITIDIFLNSNWEEDFPDDPSGKFEEFKDFVRSNSEMCEWIGLSVVAAQVLSIILGMVLRALGPDRECDYDSDDDPSVPARLPLLRNQSQHGINYAEHILPQSSDSWSVRILDKANK; this is encoded by the exons ATGGCGGGGAGGGTGGTGCGGAGCTGCGTGCAGACGGCGCTCAAGACGGTGAACTCCGTGCTGGGGCTGGCCGGGATGGCCGTCATCCTCTACGCGCTCTGGATGCTCCGCGCCTGGTTCAGGGAGGTCGCCgagctccaccaccaccacccggtCCCATG GTTTATCTATACTTTTATTGGGCTAGGAGTATTTATGTGCTTGCTAACTTGCTCTGGCCATATTGCAGCTGAAACTGCAAATAGTCACTGCCTCTCTTGT TACATGAtctttgtgttttttattgttatactGGAAGGAGCAATCACCATTGACATATTTCTGAATAGCAACTGGGAAGAG GATTTCCCTGATGACCCATCTGGAAAGTTTGAAGAATTCAAGGATTTTGTTAGATCAAATTCTGAGATGTGTGAATGGATAGGCCTCTCAGTTGTGGCTGCCCAG GTGCTGTCAATCATTCTTGGAATGGTGCTTAGGGCTCTTGGACCTGACCGTGAATGTGACTATGATAGCGACGATGACCCCTCTGTGCCTGCAAGGCTGCCTCTACTAAGAAACCAGTCCCAACATGGTATAAACTACGCTGAACATATCTTACCTCAAAGTAGCGATTCATGGAGCGTGCGGATTTTAGATAAG GCTAACAAATGA
- the LOC102707584 gene encoding E3 ubiquitin-protein ligase AIRP2-like, with product MRKSFKDSLKVLEADIQHANTLASDFSRDYDGACLQMRMSYSPAAQFFLFLVQWTDCSLAGALGLLRILIYKVYVDGTTTLSTHERKASIREFYAVIFPSLMQLHKGISDIDDRRQKAICTERYRRRDDDQNKRQVSEIDVEREEECGICMEMNNKVVLPNCSHAMCMKCYRQWRSRSQSCPFCRDSLKRVNSGDLWMFTDDRDVVDIATVTRENLRRLFMYIEKLPLVAPDNIFYAYDSHRMFLVLGCG from the exons atgcgcAAGTCGTTCAAGGACTCGCTCAAGGTGCTCGAGGCGGACATCCAGCACGCCAACACCCT GGCCTCGGATTTCTCGAGGGATTATGACGGGGCTTGCCTCCAGATGCGGATGTCGTACAGCCCGGCCGCGCagttcttcctcttcctggtGCAGTGGACGGATTGCAGCCTCGCCGGTGCTCTTGGGCTGCTGAGGATTCTAATTTATAAG GTTTATGTAGATGGAACGACCACCCTGTCAACTCATGAAAGGAAAGCAAGCATTCGGGAATTCTATG CTGTTATATTTCCCTCACTGATGCAACTACACAAGGGTATCAGCGACATCGATGACCGGAGGCAGAAGGCAATTTGTACCGAGAGATACAGAAGGAGAGATGATGATCAGAACAAGAGGCAGGTTTCTGAGATTGATGTCGAAAGAGAAGAAGAGTGCGGTATTTGCATGGAGATGAATAACAAGGTTGTGTTGCCCAACTGTAGCCATGCTATGTGCATGAAGTGTTACCGTCAATG GCGCTCAAGATCTCAGTCCTGCCCTTTCTGCCGTGACAGCCTCAAAAGAGTAAATTCTGGTGATCTGTGGATGTTCACAGATGACCGAGAtgttgttgacattgcaacgGTGACTAGAGAGAACCTTAGGCGCCTATTTATGTACATTGAGAAGCTGCCTCTCGTTGCACCGGATAACATCTTCTATGCCTATGATTCTCAT AGGATGTTCCTTGTCCTAGGATGTGGCTAA
- the LOC102722208 gene encoding probable allantoinase — MATAAAKGRVLPLLAVAAALAAALLYRAPFSKSMGGEGCSLLPHDHFWIASERVVTLGRVGPAAVEVKAGLINAITVGDYRSFLLRRPVVDYGDAVIMPGLIDVHAHLDEPGRVEWEGFSTGTRAAAAGGITTLVDMPLNSHPSTVSEETLKLKVDAAKDKLYVDVGFWGGLVPENALNPSALESLLNAGVLGLKSFMCPSGINDFPMTNSTHIEEGLVTLAKYKRPLLIHAERIPDDQIEDGLDGELDPKAYMTYLKSRPPAWEEAAIRDLQRAMKDTEVGGRSEGAHIHIVHLSDSKTSLGLLKDAKQNGARVSIETCPHYLAFSAEEIPDGDTRFKCAPPIRDSTNRDNLWEALLDGHIDMLSSDHSPSAPDLKLMEEGNFLRAWGGISSLQFVLPVTWSYGKKYGISLNQLASWWSERPAMLSGLKKKGAILPGYHADIVVWKPEAQFHLDDSHAVYHKHRNISAYLGRQLSGKVLSTFVGGNLVFAEDKHAKAACGAPILAK, encoded by the exons atggctacggcggcggcgaagggccgGGTCCTGCCGCtgctggcggtggcggcggcgctggcggccgCGCTCCTCTACCGCGCGCCCTTCTCCAAG AGTATGGGCGGCGAGGGGTGCAGCCTCCTCCCCCACGACCATTTCTGGATCGCCAGCGAGCGCGTCGTCACGCTCGGCCGGGTCGGCCCCGCCGCAG TGGAGGTGAAGGCAGGGCTGATCAACGCGATCACCGTCGGGGATTACCGGAGCTTCCTTCTCCGGCGACCGGTGGTGGACTACGGTGACGCGGTTATCATGCCCGGACTGATCGACGT GCACGCGCATCTTGATGAGCCCGGACGAGTTGAGTGGGAGGGATTCTCTACTGGAACaagagcagcagctgcag GTGGCATAACAACACTAGTGGACATGCCTCTTAATAGCCACCCTTCAACTGTTTCTGAAGAAACTCTCAAGCTGAAG GTGGACGCAGCTAAGGATAAACTATACGTTGATGTAG GGTTCTGGGGAGGCCTCGTTCCAGAGAATGCCTTAAATCCAAGTGCATTAGAGAGTCTACTAAATGCAGGCGTCCTAGGGCTCAAG TCTTTTATGTGCCCCTCGGGTATAAATGACTTCCCCATGACAAATTCAACTCATATTGAG GAGGGCCTGGTTACATTGGCAAAGTACAAAAGGCCATTACTTATCCATGCGGAACGCATACCCGATGATCAGATTGAAGATGGGCTCGATGGTGAATTAGATCCTAAAGCATATATGACATATCTTAAGTCTAGACCACCAGCATG GGAGGAAGCAGCGATCAGAGATCTGCAACGTGCAATGAAGGATACGGAGGTAGGGGGTCGGTCAGAAGGAGCTCATATTCACATAGTTCATCTCTCAGATTCAAAAACTTCTCTTGGGCTTCTTAAG GATGCAAAACAAAATGGTGCAAGGGTTAGTATAGAAACCTGTCCCCATTATCTGGCATTTTCGGCTGAAGAAATTCCTGATGGAGATACTCGTTTTAAATGTGCTCCTCCTATACGCGATTCAACCAACAGGGATAATCTCTGGGAAGCTCTGCTT GATGGTCACATAGACATGTTGAGCTCAGACCATTCGCCATCAGCTCCTGATCTCAAACTCATGGAGGAAGGTAACTTCTTAAGGGCATGGGGAGGCATATCATCTTTGCAG TTTGTTCTCCCTGTAACATGGTcgtatggaaaaaaatacgGTATCAGTTTGAATCAACTGGCATCATGGTGGAGCGAAAGGCCTGCTATGCTTTCAGGACTAAAGAAAAAG GGTGCTATTCTGCCAGGATACCATGCTGATATTGTGGTATGGAAACCTGAGGCGCAATTCCATCTTGATGACAGCCATGCTGTCTACCATAAGCATCGG AATATTTCGGCATATTTGGGTAGGCAGCTTTCAGGGAAGGTACTGTCCACCTTTGTTGGTGGGAATCTTGTGTTCGCTGAAGACAAGCACGCAAAGGCTGCCTGTGGTGCTCCAATCCTTGCAAAATAA
- the LOC121054214 gene encoding CBS domain-containing protein CBSX5-like codes for MVFEAHDVSDLCIGKPALRWLRPSSTVADAIAELECDGDRGPDAAVAVWDGKGAVAGRVCMVDVLLFLCADSNLASTGAALQATLADLLAAGPPPVRRIEPDASVLEAVDAFLDGARCLVVPIRDRRRAAAGEMCWLTVEDVVRFFLGSIGLFSPTASLSVSQLGIVRPATLAVAAGDRALSAVPLIRSALASHSSVAVITGAGIRPSLVGEVSPSTLCSCDVSVAVAIAALLAGDLAAFVHCGAATSNATLHDLSCRLRRRNLLGMAIVHRVTQVWVVDAADGDELVGVVLFLDVLRVLRHHLHQPSPI; via the exons ATGGTGTTTGAAGCGCACGATGTGTCGGATCTCTGCATCGGCAAGCCGGCGTTAAGGTGGCTGCGGCCTTCCtccaccgtcgccgacgccatcGCCGAGCTCGAGTGTGATGGCGACCGGGGTCCCgacgcggccgtcgccgtgtgGGACGGGAAGGGGGCAGTGGCGGGCAGGGTGTGCATGGTCGACGTGCTCCTCTTCCTCTGCGCTGACAGCAACCTGGCTTCGACGGGAGCGGCTCTCCAGGCCACGCTCGCCgacctgctcgccgccggcccgccGCCCGTCCGCCGCATCGAGCCCGACGCGAG TGTGCTGGAAGCGGTGGATGCCTTCTTGGACGGCGCGCGCTGCCTCGTCGTGCCGATCCGggaccggcggcgagcggcagcGGGGGAGATGTGCTGGCTAACGGTGGAGGACGTGGTGCGCTTCTTCCTCGGCTCCATCGGGCTCTTCTCCCCGACGGCGTCGCTCTCTGTCTCCCAGCTCGGCATCGTCCGCCCGgccaccctcgccgtcgccgccggcgacaggGCGCTGTCGGCCGTGCCACTCATCCGCTCCGCCCTGGCGTCGCACTCCTCCGTTGCCGTTATAACAGGTGCCGGAATCCGGCCCAGCCTCGTCGGCGAGGTTTCGCCGTCGACGCTCTGCTCCTGCGACGTATCCGTCGCGGTGGCCATCGCTGCGCTCTTGGCTGGCGACCTCGCGGCCTTCGTCCACTGTGGCGCCGCCACGTCGAACGCCACCCTCCACGACCTCAGCTgtcgcctccgtcgccgtAACCTCCTCGGCATG GCGATCGTGCACCGCGTGACGCAGGTGTGGGTGGtggacgccgccgacggcgacgagctggTGGGCGTCGTCCTCTTCCTGGACGTGCTCCGGGTTCTGCGCCACCACCTTCACCAACCATCCCCAATCTAG
- the LOC102721920 gene encoding uncharacterized protein LOC102721920, protein MFSGEWTPQCGGCCTKKYASLVQIPWRVFCKKGCDADGDTWDECVGKCTEICYKDPVLEDRQWSAYIDRSPGQDSYSLECFNACVSGCGFRFDIPAEKVEQIKPNRPSKPPPPPVVERPTSSEPVVKGNDVPCTSA, encoded by the exons ATGTTCTCCGGCGAGTGGACGCCGCAgtgcggcggctgctgcaCCAAGAAGTACGCAAGCCTCGTCCAAATCCCAT GGCGGGTCTTCTGCAAGAAGGGGTGCGACGCGGACGGCGACACCTGGGACGAGT GCGTAGGTAAATGCACTGAAATATGCTACAAAGATCCTGTTTTGGAAGATCGTCAGTGGAGTGCATATATCGATCGGTCTCCAGGACAGGATAGCTACTCCTTG GAGTGCTTCAATGCGTGTGTTTCTGGATGTGGTTTTAGG TTTGACATACCAGCAGAGAAAGTTGAGCAGATCAAGCCAAACAGGCCATCcaagccaccaccacctcctgtAGTAGAACGCCCCACAAGTTCAGAACCTGTTGTGAAGGGCAACGACGTGCCTTGCACCTCAGCATAG
- the LOC102707868 gene encoding general transcription and DNA repair factor IIH subunit TFB2 isoform X1 → MPQVMVVARNFMDMVAALPAAKLDMLYDSAFICEAVLRSLPPLAKKYALQMLYVSAPVAAAAMEEWVLDEYAAKHKVAIDRLLQLRVFVEVRDRRKEVSYKMNQKFQGNMQKYLVDGGSLPREPIPSSVTARLPTLAELEAYALEQWECFLLQLINSSQVERGTSFSSSMMRTFQRGLLSSRDGEAPRLTENGFQFLLMETNAQLWYIMREYISSSEERGVDPTELISFLLELSFHTLGEAYSLNTLTDVQRNAIRDLAELGLVKLQQGRKDSWFIPTKLATNLSASLSDSSSSKEGFVVVETNFRMYAYSTSKLHCEILRLFSRVEYQLPNLIVGSITKESLYGAFENGITAEQIISFLQQNAHPRVADKIPAVPENVTDQIRLWETDRNRVEMTLSHLYEDFPSKDMFEQCCDYARDHGCLLWEDAKKMRLIVRVEFHPEMREFLRRLR, encoded by the exons ATGCCGCAGGTAATGGTGGTTGCGCGGAACTTCATGGAcatggtggcggcgctgccggCCGCCAAGCTGGACATGCTCTACGACTCGGCCTTCATCTGCGAGGCCGTGCTCAG GTCGCTCCCGCCGCTCGCGAAGAAGTACGCGCTGCAGATGCTGTACGTGTCGGCGCCGGTGGCCGCTGCGGCCATGGAGGAGTGGGTGCTCGACGAGTACGCCGCCAAGCACAAGGTTGCCATTGATAGGCTGCTCCAACTGAGGGTCTTTGTCGAGGTGCGCGATCG AAGAAAGGAGGTGAGCTACAAGATGAATCAGAAGTTCCAGGGCAACATGCAAAAGTATTTGGTTGATGG TGGCAGTTTACCAAGGGAACCAATACCATCGAGCGTCACTGCAAGATTGCCTACATTGGCAGAATTAGAGGCCTATGCTCTTGAGCAGTGGGAG TGCTTCTTGCTGCAATTGATCAACTCATCTCAAGTTGAGAGAGGGACAAGTTTCAGCTCATCCATGATGAGAACTTTCCAACGAGGTCTTCTGAGTTCAAG AGATGGTGAAGCTCCAAGATTAACTGAGAATGGCTTCCAATTTCTG CTGATGGAGACAAATGCTCAACTTTGGTACATCATGAGAGAATACATTTCATCATCAGAG GAACGTGGTGTGGACCCCACAGAGTTGATATCATTTCTCTTGGAGCTTAGTTTCCATACACTGGGAGAG GCTTATAGCTTGAATACTCTGACCGATGTCCAAAGAAATGCTATTAGGGATCTGGCAGAGTTGGGGCTGGTCAAACTTCAGCAG GGCCGAAAGGACAGCTGGTTCATACCAACAAAACTGGCTACAAACCTCTCAGCAAGCTTATCAGATTCATCATCTAGCAAAGAG GGTTTTGTAGTTGTGGAGACAAACTTCCGGATGTATGCGTACTCAACTTCCAAATTGCATTGTGAAATTCTGCGGCTTTTTTCAAG GGTGGAGTATCAACTTCCAAACCTAATTGTGGGATCTATTACAAAAGAAAGTCTTTATGGTGCTTTTGAAAATGGCATCACTGCTGAACAG ATAATTTCATTCCTTCAGCAGAATGCTCATCCTCGTGTCGCTGACAAGATACCTGCAGTCCCAGAGAATGTAACTGATCAG ATTAGGTTGTGGGAAACCGATCGCAACAGGGTTGAGATGACACTATCGCATTTATATGAAGATTTTCCAAGCAAG GATATGTTTGAGCAATGCTGTGATTATGCAAGAGATCATGGGTGCTTGCTGTGGGAGGATGCGAAGAAGATGAGATTAATTGTACGAGTGGAGTTCCATCCTGAAATGCGTGAGTTCCTCCGGAGGCTAAGATAA
- the LOC102707868 gene encoding general transcription and DNA repair factor IIH subunit TFB2 isoform X2: MLYVSAPVAAAAMEEWVLDEYAAKHKVAIDRLLQLRVFVEVRDRRKEVSYKMNQKFQGNMQKYLVDGGSLPREPIPSSVTARLPTLAELEAYALEQWECFLLQLINSSQVERGTSFSSSMMRTFQRGLLSSRDGEAPRLTENGFQFLLMETNAQLWYIMREYISSSEERGVDPTELISFLLELSFHTLGEAYSLNTLTDVQRNAIRDLAELGLVKLQQGRKDSWFIPTKLATNLSASLSDSSSSKEGFVVVETNFRMYAYSTSKLHCEILRLFSRVEYQLPNLIVGSITKESLYGAFENGITAEQIISFLQQNAHPRVADKIPAVPENVTDQIRLWETDRNRVEMTLSHLYEDFPSKDMFEQCCDYARDHGCLLWEDAKKMRLIVRVEFHPEMREFLRRLR, encoded by the exons ATGCTGTACGTGTCGGCGCCGGTGGCCGCTGCGGCCATGGAGGAGTGGGTGCTCGACGAGTACGCCGCCAAGCACAAGGTTGCCATTGATAGGCTGCTCCAACTGAGGGTCTTTGTCGAGGTGCGCGATCG AAGAAAGGAGGTGAGCTACAAGATGAATCAGAAGTTCCAGGGCAACATGCAAAAGTATTTGGTTGATGG TGGCAGTTTACCAAGGGAACCAATACCATCGAGCGTCACTGCAAGATTGCCTACATTGGCAGAATTAGAGGCCTATGCTCTTGAGCAGTGGGAG TGCTTCTTGCTGCAATTGATCAACTCATCTCAAGTTGAGAGAGGGACAAGTTTCAGCTCATCCATGATGAGAACTTTCCAACGAGGTCTTCTGAGTTCAAG AGATGGTGAAGCTCCAAGATTAACTGAGAATGGCTTCCAATTTCTG CTGATGGAGACAAATGCTCAACTTTGGTACATCATGAGAGAATACATTTCATCATCAGAG GAACGTGGTGTGGACCCCACAGAGTTGATATCATTTCTCTTGGAGCTTAGTTTCCATACACTGGGAGAG GCTTATAGCTTGAATACTCTGACCGATGTCCAAAGAAATGCTATTAGGGATCTGGCAGAGTTGGGGCTGGTCAAACTTCAGCAG GGCCGAAAGGACAGCTGGTTCATACCAACAAAACTGGCTACAAACCTCTCAGCAAGCTTATCAGATTCATCATCTAGCAAAGAG GGTTTTGTAGTTGTGGAGACAAACTTCCGGATGTATGCGTACTCAACTTCCAAATTGCATTGTGAAATTCTGCGGCTTTTTTCAAG GGTGGAGTATCAACTTCCAAACCTAATTGTGGGATCTATTACAAAAGAAAGTCTTTATGGTGCTTTTGAAAATGGCATCACTGCTGAACAG ATAATTTCATTCCTTCAGCAGAATGCTCATCCTCGTGTCGCTGACAAGATACCTGCAGTCCCAGAGAATGTAACTGATCAG ATTAGGTTGTGGGAAACCGATCGCAACAGGGTTGAGATGACACTATCGCATTTATATGAAGATTTTCCAAGCAAG GATATGTTTGAGCAATGCTGTGATTATGCAAGAGATCATGGGTGCTTGCTGTGGGAGGATGCGAAGAAGATGAGATTAATTGTACGAGTGGAGTTCCATCCTGAAATGCGTGAGTTCCTCCGGAGGCTAAGATAA